From a single Silene latifolia isolate original U9 population chromosome 6, ASM4854445v1, whole genome shotgun sequence genomic region:
- the LOC141586803 gene encoding stress enhanced protein 2, chloroplastic-like yields the protein MASISSARVIHCELQPPKQAAATPRTGLESPDQVKIILQPRLCTLRSYGPSDREGGLIKTLARSKDVGGSNNNNNISSNGREELMSPFLANLYEYIESSKKSQDFEIITGRLAMIVFAATIYVELATGNSVFKKMDVQGLEEGLGACLAAVACAASFAYSTSARKKVGRIFSISCNAFIDTLIDNIVDGLFFDDSDADDDQSQFPGQDL from the exons ATGGCATCTATATCCTCGGCGCGTGTAATACACTGCGAGTTGCAGCCGCCTAAACAAGCAGCTGCAACGCCGAGGACAGGTTTGGAGAGCCCTGATCAAGTGAAAATAATCCTACAGCCGAGGCTGTGCACCCTTAGATCGTATGGACCATCCGATCGCGAGGGTGGTCTTATCAAGACGTTGGCACGATCAAAGGATGTTGGAggaagtaataataataataatattagtagtaatgGAAGGGAGGAGTTGATGTCACCGTTTTTAGCAAACTTGTATGAGTATATAGAGAGTAGTAAGAAGAGTCAAGACTTTGAGATTATCACTGGTCGTCTTGCCATG ATAGTGTTTGCTGCGACGATATACGTGGAATTAGCAACAGGCAACTCAGTGTTCAAGAAGATGGATGTGCAGGGATTAGAAGAAGGGTTAGGAGCGTGTTTAGCTGCTGTTGCTTGTGCAGCGAGTTTTGCGTACTCAACCAGTGCTCGCAAAAAGGTTGGCCGTATCTTCAGCATCAGCTGCAACGCCTTCATTGACACTCTCATCGACAACATTGTTGATGGCTTGTTTTTCGATGACAGTGATGCTGATGATGACCAGTCCCAATTTCCTGGTCAAGATCTTTGA